The following proteins come from a genomic window of Nitrospira sp.:
- a CDS encoding GTP 3',8-cyclase, which translates to MSHESTNDITPISVSDEFNRPLRSLRLSVTDRCNLRCKYCMPEPEYVWLPRENILSLEEMATLAGYFTDLGVDKVRLTGGEPLLRRDLARLVRLLLRNRRITEVALTTNGVLLAEYAQELYDAGLNRITVSLDTLRPERFRRLTGRDEFARVLEGIESVGKTGFTNLKLDTVAIRGFNEDEVIPLIEFAKHYQAEVRFIEYMDVGGANEWRMEKVLSQDMILDTLARRYGRIIALPERGAAPAQRFCLPDGTIFGIISSTTVPFCAQCDRSRLTADGLWYLCLYAGSGVDLRKPLRANEHPEKIRGIIRSGWAARRDRGAEERKALERVGLRAERLIDIDRLREDPHLEMHARGG; encoded by the coding sequence GTGTCGCATGAATCGACAAACGATATAACGCCTATCTCGGTCAGTGACGAGTTCAATAGGCCACTTCGCAGTTTGCGGCTGTCCGTCACTGATCGTTGTAACCTCCGCTGCAAGTACTGCATGCCGGAGCCGGAGTATGTCTGGCTGCCACGCGAGAATATCCTCAGCTTGGAGGAAATGGCGACGCTCGCGGGATACTTCACTGATTTGGGAGTCGATAAGGTCAGATTGACCGGTGGGGAGCCATTGTTGCGGCGGGACCTCGCGCGGCTGGTACGACTGCTCCTACGGAATCGGCGGATCACCGAAGTGGCGTTGACGACGAACGGCGTGCTATTGGCCGAATACGCACAGGAGCTCTACGATGCCGGGCTTAACCGGATAACGGTCAGCTTAGATACCCTGAGGCCGGAGCGATTTCGCCGACTAACCGGACGGGATGAATTTGCACGAGTTCTGGAAGGGATTGAATCAGTCGGGAAAACAGGCTTCACCAATTTGAAGCTCGATACGGTGGCCATTCGTGGGTTCAATGAGGATGAAGTGATCCCATTGATCGAGTTTGCCAAACACTATCAAGCCGAGGTCCGTTTCATTGAGTATATGGACGTCGGTGGAGCGAACGAGTGGAGAATGGAGAAAGTCCTTTCCCAAGACATGATCCTCGATACCCTTGCTCGACGGTACGGCCGAATCATCGCGCTTCCCGAACGGGGGGCGGCTCCCGCACAACGATTTTGCTTGCCGGACGGCACGATCTTTGGAATTATTTCGTCGACGACGGTACCGTTTTGTGCGCAGTGCGACCGCAGTCGTCTCACGGCCGACGGGTTGTGGTATCTGTGCTTGTACGCGGGATCGGGAGTCGACCTCCGCAAACCGCTTCGCGCGAACGAGCACCCCGAGAAAATACGGGGCATCATCCGATCGGGATGGGCTGCTCGCCGCGATCGTGGAGCGGAGGAACGTAAGGCGTTGGAGAGAGTCGGGCTTCGAGCCGAGCGGCTGATCGACATTGATCGGCTGCGAGAAGATCCCCATCTGGAAATGCATGCACGTGGTGGATAA
- a CDS encoding Putative outer membrane protein — protein MRIPALRFLFLAALLSTLVPPAATSAQAAEFKMGVVDPQSVLEKSKAGKRALEGLKEYVSTRQKLLAKDEEDLRNYEKQLKEQAPKWTDAEKKDKEGQFRTKVQDFQKRAQEFNMELQKKQKELVDEYMKKISVATQAVAEKGGVSIVVDKGSEQTVKIVIYNKDTIDLTEQVIKEFDRTNK, from the coding sequence ATGCGTATTCCCGCTTTGCGATTCCTGTTCCTTGCGGCGCTACTCTCTACGCTTGTTCCACCCGCAGCGACATCCGCCCAAGCCGCTGAATTTAAGATGGGGGTGGTGGACCCGCAGTCCGTCTTAGAAAAATCCAAGGCGGGGAAACGAGCGCTCGAAGGACTGAAGGAATATGTCTCAACCAGGCAGAAACTCCTTGCCAAGGACGAGGAAGACCTTCGCAATTATGAGAAGCAATTGAAGGAGCAAGCTCCCAAGTGGACCGACGCGGAAAAGAAGGACAAGGAAGGGCAATTCAGGACGAAGGTCCAGGATTTCCAGAAGCGTGCGCAGGAATTCAACATGGAACTCCAAAAAAAGCAGAAGGAGTTGGTCGACGAGTACATGAAGAAAATCTCCGTCGCGACACAAGCAGTCGCTGAAAAAGGAGGGGTTTCAATCGTCGTCGACAAAGGAAGCGAGCAGACCGTCAAGATCGTGATCTACAACAAAGATACGATCGATCTCACCGAGCAGGTGATTAAGGAGTTCGATCGGACGAACAAGTAA
- a CDS encoding DNA polymerase III subunit alpha has product MSYSSVIEYLYALQKHGIKLSLERMRILLDRIGNPHRSLRVLHIGGTNGKGSTAAMVASVLQHSGRRVGLYTSPHLIEFRERIRVNGCMITESQVEELIARLRAVIQDRLQPTFFEMTTALAFLYFADSKVDVAVLEVGLGGRFDATNVVERPLASAITTIGLDHQEYLGHTEEAIAFEKGGIIKPFVPVVIGRMGQEAEQVLRRIARDRSAPVWQLGRDFVMDENRPEGLTYRGVTRAYEDLSCGLAGHHQWDNAACALALLEAASQAGIETEEIAVRDGLRTVSWEGRLESIDEYPRVLLDGAHNPAAAHALAGYFKDFCISHPASRIILVWGMMRDKDRQGFITPLLPFVSEIVLTQATLARSATVHELRATLHEWHGPVFEAVLPVDAMTVARRRALPHDLICIAGSLMLLGDIKAAVRGCGLSPIRG; this is encoded by the coding sequence ATGAGCTACTCCTCCGTCATTGAGTACCTCTACGCACTTCAGAAGCACGGCATCAAGCTGAGTCTGGAGAGGATGCGGATTCTGTTGGACAGGATCGGCAATCCCCATCGCTCGCTTCGCGTTCTTCATATCGGAGGAACCAACGGCAAGGGTTCGACGGCGGCGATGGTTGCATCGGTCCTTCAGCATTCCGGTCGGCGCGTCGGGCTGTATACCTCTCCGCACCTCATCGAATTTCGAGAGCGGATTCGTGTTAACGGGTGCATGATTACGGAAAGTCAAGTCGAGGAGCTGATCGCGCGCTTACGGGCCGTCATACAAGATAGGCTGCAACCGACCTTTTTTGAGATGACCACGGCACTGGCATTCCTCTATTTCGCGGATTCGAAAGTCGATGTCGCCGTACTGGAAGTCGGGTTGGGGGGACGGTTCGACGCAACCAACGTTGTGGAGCGACCCCTGGCCAGTGCGATCACGACGATCGGCTTGGATCATCAGGAATATTTGGGACATACGGAGGAAGCGATCGCGTTTGAAAAAGGGGGAATCATCAAGCCCTTTGTACCGGTCGTGATCGGTCGGATGGGGCAGGAGGCCGAACAGGTTCTACGTCGGATTGCACGGGATCGGTCAGCTCCTGTGTGGCAACTTGGCCGGGACTTTGTCATGGATGAAAATCGCCCCGAGGGACTGACGTATCGTGGAGTGACTCGCGCGTATGAGGATCTTTCTTGTGGTCTGGCAGGACATCACCAGTGGGATAATGCCGCTTGTGCGCTGGCGCTTCTTGAAGCGGCCAGTCAAGCAGGGATTGAGACGGAGGAGATAGCCGTTCGTGATGGCTTGCGTACGGTCTCATGGGAAGGTCGTTTGGAGTCGATTGACGAGTATCCCAGGGTGCTGCTCGACGGCGCCCACAATCCTGCCGCCGCGCATGCGCTCGCCGGATATTTCAAGGACTTTTGTATCAGCCATCCCGCTTCTCGGATTATCCTCGTATGGGGCATGATGCGGGACAAAGATCGACAGGGATTTATCACTCCACTCTTACCCTTTGTGTCGGAAATCGTGCTGACGCAAGCGACCCTCGCACGGTCCGCGACAGTCCATGAACTCCGTGCAACTCTGCATGAATGGCATGGGCCGGTGTTCGAAGCCGTTCTTCCCGTGGACGCGATGACAGTCGCCAGAAGACGAGCCTTGCCTCACGATCTCATCTGTATTGCGGGATCATTGATGCTCCTAGGGGATATCAAAGCGGCAGTGCGTGGCTGTGGGCTATCACCGATTCGTGGCTAG
- a CDS encoding Cyclic pyranopterin monophosphate synthase, whose translation MAEFTHFNESGRARMVDVSAKDSTERLATAQARVFLLPETLERIQRGKIAKGDVLAVAQVAGVMGAKKTPDLIPMCHPILLTSVDISFKEELQPDADGRCSITITATAKTTGPTGVEMEAMTAATVAALTIYDMCKAVDRGMSFSDVLLLSKSGGKSGMYSRNDQGSG comes from the coding sequence ATGGCCGAATTCACTCATTTTAATGAATCGGGGCGGGCTCGGATGGTGGACGTGAGCGCCAAGGATTCGACTGAACGGTTAGCCACGGCTCAAGCGAGAGTCTTTTTACTTCCCGAAACCCTTGAAAGGATTCAACGAGGCAAGATTGCCAAGGGCGATGTCTTGGCGGTCGCGCAGGTTGCCGGCGTGATGGGTGCGAAGAAGACGCCGGACCTGATTCCCATGTGCCATCCGATTTTGCTCACCAGTGTTGATATCTCCTTCAAAGAGGAATTGCAGCCCGACGCAGACGGTCGTTGTTCCATCACCATTACAGCAACGGCAAAGACGACAGGCCCTACGGGAGTGGAAATGGAGGCTATGACTGCGGCCACAGTCGCAGCGTTGACCATTTACGATATGTGTAAAGCGGTGGATCGCGGGATGAGTTTCAGCGATGTTCTCCTGCTTTCCAAATCGGGTGGAAAGTCAGGGATGTATAGCAGGAACGACCAAGGTTCAGGTTAA
- a CDS encoding Nickel transporter UreH produces MPETQFMTLWGVGFLLGLRHALDTDHLAAVSTVLAERPSLLASSAVGLCWGVGHTLTLLLVGSIVLVSGLHISDEFELIAESGVGILLIVLGASLARKLYREQWHVHSHRHDGAPHIHLHSHQRQADHGHRHWMINSIRPLCIGMAHGLAGSAALMLMILAKTTEVAAGLLSIFIFGLGSIVGMMIIGMTISIPVIWSRSISRRVFVGVQGLASLASVLVGVWMLVKLVPSVMWQ; encoded by the coding sequence ATGCCTGAAACGCAATTCATGACATTATGGGGAGTCGGTTTCTTGCTCGGACTCCGACATGCTCTGGATACGGACCATCTTGCAGCAGTCTCGACGGTGCTTGCCGAACGGCCGTCGCTTCTGGCTTCCAGTGCCGTCGGACTCTGTTGGGGCGTCGGACATACGCTCACGCTGCTGTTGGTCGGGTCGATTGTCCTCGTCTCTGGACTTCATATCTCTGATGAATTTGAACTCATTGCAGAATCGGGTGTAGGAATTCTCCTGATTGTCCTGGGCGCCTCCTTGGCAAGGAAACTCTACCGTGAGCAGTGGCATGTGCACAGCCATCGCCACGATGGAGCGCCGCATATCCACCTCCACAGTCATCAACGACAAGCCGATCATGGCCATCGGCACTGGATGATCAATTCGATTCGCCCCCTTTGCATCGGCATGGCGCATGGATTGGCCGGATCCGCGGCGCTCATGCTGATGATCCTTGCCAAGACAACGGAGGTGGCAGCCGGGCTTTTGTCGATTTTCATCTTCGGCCTTGGATCAATCGTCGGTATGATGATCATCGGTATGACGATCAGCATTCCCGTGATTTGGTCGCGTTCCATTAGTCGGCGAGTGTTTGTGGGAGTGCAAGGTTTGGCCAGCCTCGCCAGTGTCTTGGTCGGAGTGTGGATGTTGGTGAAGCTGGTCCCCTCGGTTATGTGGCAGTGA
- a CDS encoding Radical SAM domain protein, with amino-acid sequence MRRISNPPNPFDSQHRDLLEPAGTAKLELYADDSREILSRNDSPDLPFRWSVNPYRGCFHACAYCYARPSHEYWGFGAGTDFESKIVVKKDAPQLLRRAFDKPSWHGELILFSGNTDCYQPLEAEYGLTRACLEVCADYRNPVGIITKGSLVLRDLEVLVRLKREASVVVYFSIPFSSDDVARKVEPHVPSITKRFAAMKTLSDAGIPTGISIAPVIPGLNEDDIPELLDGAYYAGARTATYSLLRLSGNLESVFLERIGEAFPERIGKITNRLREVRGGALTESRFFKRQAGQGPYWELIEQLFALAKRRAGFPEDDMNATPRTFRRPGVEQASLF; translated from the coding sequence ATGCGCCGGATTTCCAATCCCCCAAACCCATTTGACTCACAGCATCGAGATTTGCTTGAACCAGCCGGCACAGCCAAGCTGGAGCTCTATGCGGACGACAGTCGAGAGATTTTGAGCCGTAACGACAGCCCGGATTTGCCGTTTCGATGGAGCGTGAATCCCTATCGAGGCTGCTTTCATGCCTGTGCCTATTGTTATGCGCGTCCTTCTCATGAGTATTGGGGGTTCGGGGCGGGAACCGATTTCGAGAGCAAGATCGTGGTGAAGAAGGATGCGCCGCAATTACTTCGGCGTGCCTTTGATAAGCCATCATGGCATGGAGAACTGATCCTCTTTTCCGGGAACACGGACTGTTACCAGCCGCTCGAGGCTGAGTACGGATTGACTCGTGCTTGTTTGGAAGTCTGCGCCGATTATCGGAACCCAGTCGGTATCATCACGAAGGGTTCGCTGGTGCTTCGCGACCTCGAGGTGCTGGTTCGATTGAAGCGAGAGGCTTCGGTAGTGGTATATTTCAGTATCCCCTTCTCTTCGGACGATGTGGCACGCAAGGTAGAGCCGCATGTGCCGTCGATCACCAAACGGTTTGCAGCCATGAAAACCCTATCCGATGCCGGTATTCCGACCGGTATCTCGATCGCACCGGTCATTCCCGGCCTGAATGAAGATGATATTCCTGAATTGCTGGATGGCGCGTATTATGCGGGAGCCCGTACGGCGACCTACAGCTTGTTGCGACTGTCCGGCAATCTGGAATCGGTGTTTTTGGAGCGGATAGGGGAGGCGTTTCCGGAACGGATCGGAAAAATCACCAATCGGCTCCGAGAGGTCAGGGGCGGGGCGTTGACAGAGAGCCGATTTTTCAAGCGACAGGCGGGACAGGGACCGTATTGGGAGTTGATCGAGCAGTTATTCGCTCTGGCGAAGCGAAGAGCAGGATTTCCTGAAGATGACATGAATGCCACCCCTCGAACGTTTCGTCGTCCGGGTGTCGAACAGGCGTCGCTGTTTTAA
- a CDS encoding Seryl-tRNA synthetase, with translation MVMMQRAVGSLTLWDSGARFQPLFEEQPVYDLKQLRENLDCIRTSLGRRGNDVPWADIQKLSEERRVVTTQVEQFRYELNKGSEEIARLRRAKEPAEEAMAAMKQLGDRIKDAEGVLRKVEDALTDLALRIPNLPHASVPVGAEASENVEVRRWGTIPSFSSPPKPHWEIGENLGILDFDRAAKIAGARFSVMTGAGAKLERALINYMLDLHTTQHGYREVIPPLMVNRPTMTGTGQLPKFEEDLFRLRDEEYFLIPTAEVPVTNLHREEILSGDCLPLRYTAYTPCFRREAGSYGKDTRGLIRLHQFNKVELVVFTTPDRSYEELERLTGHAESILQNLNLPYRVITLCTGDMGFSAAKTYDIEVWLPSQKQYREISSCSNFESFQARRASIKYRPTGGKKEAKTDFVHTLNGSGLAVGRTVVAILENFQQPDGSVEIPMVLRPYMGGLERITRE, from the coding sequence ATGGTCATGATGCAACGGGCTGTCGGTTCGTTGACTCTCTGGGACTCAGGTGCTAGATTCCAACCGCTTTTTGAAGAGCAACCGGTGTACGATCTGAAGCAACTCCGCGAAAATCTCGACTGCATCCGCACCTCTCTTGGGCGACGCGGGAACGACGTCCCGTGGGCCGATATCCAAAAGTTGAGCGAAGAACGCCGAGTCGTGACGACGCAAGTCGAGCAGTTCAGGTATGAACTCAATAAGGGTTCTGAAGAGATAGCTCGGCTACGTCGAGCCAAAGAACCGGCTGAAGAGGCCATGGCGGCGATGAAGCAGTTGGGGGATCGTATTAAGGACGCCGAAGGAGTCCTCCGGAAGGTCGAGGACGCGCTCACTGACCTCGCGCTTCGCATTCCCAATCTCCCACATGCCTCGGTCCCGGTAGGAGCTGAAGCATCAGAAAATGTCGAGGTCCGTCGATGGGGAACCATCCCGTCTTTTTCGAGCCCTCCCAAACCTCACTGGGAAATCGGAGAGAACCTCGGCATCCTGGATTTCGATCGAGCCGCGAAGATTGCAGGGGCGAGGTTTTCCGTCATGACCGGGGCAGGCGCCAAGCTGGAACGTGCGCTGATCAACTACATGCTGGATCTGCACACAACCCAACATGGATATCGAGAGGTTATTCCTCCCCTCATGGTGAATCGTCCAACGATGACCGGAACCGGTCAGCTGCCCAAATTCGAAGAAGATCTCTTTCGCCTGCGGGACGAAGAGTACTTCTTGATCCCGACCGCCGAAGTGCCGGTGACCAACTTACATCGTGAGGAGATCCTCAGCGGAGACTGTTTACCGCTGCGCTATACGGCCTACACTCCTTGCTTCAGACGAGAGGCAGGGTCGTATGGAAAGGACACGAGGGGCCTGATCCGGCTCCACCAATTCAACAAAGTGGAGCTCGTGGTATTTACAACGCCGGATCGTTCCTACGAAGAGCTTGAACGGCTGACGGGTCATGCCGAATCGATCTTGCAGAATTTGAACCTACCCTATCGCGTCATCACACTCTGCACCGGAGATATGGGATTTTCCGCTGCCAAGACCTACGACATTGAGGTGTGGCTGCCGTCTCAGAAACAATACCGAGAGATTTCGTCCTGCAGCAATTTCGAATCATTTCAGGCCAGGCGAGCGAGCATTAAATATCGCCCAACCGGGGGGAAGAAAGAGGCAAAGACCGACTTTGTCCACACTCTCAATGGATCCGGCCTGGCCGTCGGACGAACCGTGGTAGCCATCTTGGAAAATTTTCAGCAACCGGACGGCTCTGTTGAAATACCAATGGTCCTGCGCCCATACATGGGAGGATTAGAAAGAATTACAAGAGAATGA
- a CDS encoding Molybdopterin synthase catalytic subunit MoaE — MITVRLFGMTKMLAGNQSSLSFNMADGRHVKDLVGLIETRYPAIGELIHKKKVLVSVNQEIAHEETIIKDNDEIALLPPFAGGAELEPMNDDQFVRVQRENFSIDQELDRVRSRSRRIGGIATFLGIARDRSRGRDVDGITFEHYEGMAQKKLCEIRERALKNFDIRELLIIHRYGDIAIGENIVLIIAGAEHRADAFEACKWAIDELKQITPIWKLEHTPEGEVWVEEHP, encoded by the coding sequence ATGATTACAGTGCGATTGTTTGGGATGACAAAAATGCTGGCAGGGAATCAGAGCTCTCTGTCGTTCAATATGGCCGATGGTCGCCATGTTAAAGATCTGGTAGGGCTTATCGAAACTCGCTATCCCGCGATCGGCGAACTGATTCACAAGAAGAAGGTGCTTGTATCGGTGAATCAGGAAATCGCGCACGAAGAGACGATTATTAAGGATAACGACGAAATTGCGTTGCTTCCGCCGTTTGCCGGCGGCGCCGAGCTGGAACCGATGAACGACGATCAATTCGTTCGTGTGCAGCGGGAGAATTTCTCCATTGATCAAGAGCTCGATCGCGTCCGAAGCCGATCCAGACGAATCGGCGGCATTGCCACGTTTTTGGGCATCGCGCGGGATCGGTCTCGCGGGCGGGATGTCGATGGCATTACGTTCGAGCACTACGAAGGGATGGCGCAGAAGAAGCTGTGTGAAATTCGAGAACGGGCCTTGAAAAATTTCGATATTCGGGAGTTGCTCATCATCCACCGGTACGGAGATATTGCGATCGGTGAAAATATTGTGTTGATCATTGCCGGTGCTGAGCATCGCGCGGACGCGTTCGAGGCCTGCAAATGGGCGATCGATGAGCTCAAGCAAATCACGCCGATTTGGAAGCTCGAGCATACGCCGGAAGGGGAGGTCTGGGTGGAGGAACACCCGTAG
- a CDS encoding SAM-dependent methyltransferase: protein MTTDYNVIAEQYKQCKEHPWRSRIETYSIMKRLGNLEGKHVLDVACGEGFYARKLRQCGAGEVVGIDCSEAMIRLALAQESRHPLGITYRVEDARTESVRQEFDLAVSAWLLVYARNQAELSAMCRGLGSRLKPGGRFVTFTGNPNLYAFTQADYRKYGFSITLTDRAYEGAPIVWTVYLDDSSFEVENYYLPMEAYETAFIEAGFHDFEVHVPEVSPHPQGVDDGTFWSDFLVHPPAVLIECVKK from the coding sequence ATGACGACTGATTACAACGTGATTGCAGAGCAGTATAAGCAATGTAAAGAGCATCCGTGGCGTTCACGGATCGAGACGTATTCAATAATGAAGCGCCTCGGGAACCTTGAAGGGAAACACGTCCTCGATGTCGCTTGTGGTGAAGGTTTCTATGCACGCAAACTCCGGCAATGCGGTGCGGGTGAAGTGGTAGGCATTGATTGCTCCGAGGCCATGATCCGTTTAGCCCTCGCTCAGGAGTCACGTCATCCGTTGGGCATTACATACCGCGTCGAAGATGCTCGTACAGAAAGCGTTCGGCAGGAGTTCGATCTCGCGGTGTCGGCCTGGCTCTTGGTTTACGCGCGTAACCAGGCCGAACTCTCGGCCATGTGTCGTGGGCTCGGGAGCCGTTTGAAGCCGGGAGGACGGTTCGTCACCTTCACAGGAAATCCCAATCTCTACGCCTTCACGCAGGCCGATTACCGGAAGTATGGTTTCAGTATTACACTCACAGATCGCGCATACGAAGGAGCTCCAATCGTCTGGACAGTCTATCTGGACGACTCCTCATTCGAGGTCGAGAATTACTATTTACCCATGGAAGCGTACGAGACCGCGTTTATTGAAGCAGGATTCCACGATTTCGAGGTTCATGTGCCGGAGGTCTCCCCACATCCGCAGGGTGTGGATGATGGGACATTCTGGTCGGATTTCCTCGTTCACCCTCCTGCAGTGCTGATCGAATGTGTGAAAAAGTAA
- a CDS encoding Rhodanese domain protein yields the protein MKHNPGFLQLVEQAKRRVKECSVATVKARLDQGEPFHFIDVREDHEFAKDHARGARHLGKGIIERDIESVVPDKQDSIVLYCGGGYRSALAADALQQMGYGNVISMDGGIRAWREAGYPLE from the coding sequence ATGAAACATAATCCGGGGTTCTTGCAACTTGTCGAGCAGGCGAAACGACGTGTCAAGGAGTGTAGCGTAGCCACGGTGAAGGCTCGTCTCGACCAGGGCGAGCCGTTCCATTTCATCGACGTTCGGGAAGATCATGAATTCGCCAAAGACCATGCTCGAGGCGCTCGACATCTTGGAAAGGGAATCATCGAGCGGGATATCGAGTCGGTAGTTCCTGATAAGCAGGACTCAATCGTGCTCTATTGCGGCGGAGGGTATCGATCGGCGCTGGCGGCCGATGCCTTACAACAAATGGGGTACGGAAATGTGATCTCGATGGATGGAGGAATTCGCGCGTGGCGGGAGGCTGGGTATCCGCTGGAATAA
- a CDS encoding Acetyl-coenzyme A carboxyl transferase beta chain produces MAWFKKEKPTESVAPPRSKGSEGMWLKCNHCREIVYRKEVDRNNKVCPKCDYHFPISVTERIGLLIDLGTFKEWDAELEAQDPLTFQDTKSYRDRMQAHQEKTGRKDALVIGEGLVNGRRVVLCVFDFSFMGGSMGSVVGEKLCRAIDRALELKLPVILVTASGGARMQEGILSLMQMAKTSTAVAKLGEAKLPFISILSDPTFGGVTASVAMLGDVIIAEPKALIGFAGPRVIEQTIKQQLPDQFQRAEFLLEHGMIDMIVERKRLKETVGTLVNHF; encoded by the coding sequence ATGGCATGGTTTAAGAAAGAGAAGCCGACAGAATCAGTTGCGCCGCCTCGTTCAAAGGGCAGTGAGGGGATGTGGCTCAAGTGCAACCATTGCCGGGAGATCGTCTATCGGAAGGAAGTCGACCGGAACAACAAAGTGTGCCCGAAATGCGACTATCACTTCCCGATCTCGGTCACCGAGCGGATCGGGCTCCTGATCGACCTCGGTACCTTCAAAGAATGGGATGCCGAACTAGAAGCTCAAGATCCCTTGACCTTCCAAGACACCAAGTCCTACCGAGATCGCATGCAGGCTCATCAAGAAAAGACCGGCCGGAAGGATGCCCTCGTCATCGGTGAAGGCCTGGTCAATGGGCGTCGTGTGGTGCTCTGTGTCTTCGATTTCAGCTTTATGGGCGGGAGTATGGGATCTGTGGTTGGGGAAAAACTCTGCCGCGCGATCGATCGGGCGTTGGAACTGAAGCTGCCGGTCATCCTGGTCACCGCTTCCGGGGGTGCGCGGATGCAGGAGGGCATTCTCTCGTTGATGCAGATGGCCAAGACCTCGACCGCGGTTGCGAAGTTGGGCGAGGCCAAACTGCCGTTCATTTCGATCCTTTCCGATCCCACGTTCGGCGGCGTCACGGCCAGCGTGGCGATGTTGGGAGATGTCATCATTGCCGAGCCGAAAGCGCTGATCGGGTTTGCCGGACCTCGTGTCATCGAACAAACCATCAAGCAACAGTTGCCGGATCAGTTCCAACGGGCCGAATTTCTTCTCGAACACGGCATGATCGATATGATCGTCGAGCGCAAGCGTCTCAAGGAGACGGTCGGTACCCTCGTGAATCACTTTTAG